Proteins from a genomic interval of Centroberyx gerrardi isolate f3 chromosome 23, fCenGer3.hap1.cur.20231027, whole genome shotgun sequence:
- the LOC139930343 gene encoding cysteine and histidine-rich domain-containing protein 1 — translation MTLLCYNKGCGERFDANKNKDDSCLFHPGVPIFHDALKGWSCCKKRTTDFSEFLSIQGCTRGRHSNEKPQEPLRPEVSSDKGDAKRNNGQEIIYQGPKSAEKLQKERPSSDEAKTKLSQKVSASLAQVLEKLDISNRAEREKKESQIVIHGTRCKNAGCKTIYQGPETDLEVCTHHPGAPVFHEGYKYWSCCCIKTIDFNAFLDQKGCSTDKHRWIPKQDKKKVACRHDWHQTGNNVVVTIYAKNANPEISCIEANRTVLTCHIQFENDKVFKKDFHLWGVIDVKHSSVNLVPSKVEICLRKADAVAWGKLEDPNFKPEPEPADDVIGQTETAEPVRPDWDIDDDDISDSDEEWAYDTPPKKTEEGGEEKEKRGEEKQLEEERRKVQEEMKRAEEERKKAEEEQKRKEEEEEEGYEDMPELDS, via the exons CGCTCTGaag ggctGGTCCTGCTGTAAGAAGAGGACGACAGACTTCTCAGAGTTTCTCTCCATCCAG GGCTGCACCCGCGGGCGCCACAGCAACGAGAAGCCCCAAGAGCCTCTGCGGCCGGAGGTGTCGTCGGATAAGGGCGACGCTAAACGCAACAACGGCCAGGAGATCATCTACCAGGGACCCAAGTCAGCCGAGAAACTGCAGAAAGAGAGAcccag ctcagACGAGGCCAAGACCAAGCTGTCCCAGAAGGTGTCTGCATCGCTGGCTCAGGTGCTGGAGAAACTGGACATCAgcaacagagcagagagggagaagaaag AGAGTCAAATTGTTATACATGGGACACGATGCAAGAACGCAGGATGCAAAACA atctACCAAGGCCCAGAGACAGACCTGGAAGTCTGCACCCACCATCCTGGAGCTCCTGTCTTCCACGAggg GTATAAGTAttggagctgctgctgtataAAGACCATAGACTTCAATGCTTTCCTTGACCAGAAGGGCTGCAGCACAGACAAACACCGCTGGATCCCCAAGCAG gaCAAGAAGAAGGTGGCCTGTCGACACGACTGGCACCAGACGGGCAACAATGTTGTCGTGACGATTTACGCCAAGAACGCCAACCCAGAAATATCCTGCATAGAGGCCAACCGGACAGtg ctcACATGCCACATCCAGTTTGAGAACGATAAGGTGTTCAAGAAAGACTTCCACCTCTGGGGA gtGATCGATGTAAAACACAGCTCGGTCAACCTGGTCCCGTCCAAAGTGGAGATCTGCCTCCGCAAGGCCGACGCGGTGGCCTGGGGCAAGCTGGAGGACCCCAACTTCAAACCGGAGCCCGAGCCCGCGGACGACGTCATCGGCCAGACGGAGACGGCCGAGCCGGTCCGGCCCGACTGGGACATCGACGACGACGACATCAGCGACTCGGACGAGGAGTGGGCCTACGACACGCCGCcgaagaagacagaggagggcggggaggagaaggagaagagaggggaggagaaacagctggaggaggagaggaggaaggtgcaggaggagatgaagagggcggaggaggagaggaagaaggcggaggaggagcagaagaggaaggaggaggaggaggaggaagggtacGAAGACATGCCCGAGCTGGATAGCTAG